One Halobacterium sp. DL1 DNA window includes the following coding sequences:
- a CDS encoding CoA transferase gives MATDGHVLDGVTVLDLSTFVTGGFCSLMLANQGADVIKVERPDAGDDNRHSGPPFVDGESPYFWTVNYDKRSIELNLKTEEGLAALYDLAEEADVFIQNYRPGTAEKLNVAYDDIRGVNEEVVYCAISAFGQTGPWSQRPGYDLLVQGMSGIMSVTGEADGRPVKVGLPQTDLITAMWSAFGIVNALYRRERTGEGDYVELGMLDAALPWLTKQAGKAFVGEEPQRMGTKDPVLAPYQTFETADGHINVACLNQKLWRLFCEAIERPELTEDERFETNADRVENMDELEAELEGVLRERTTEDWMDVLVEEAGIPAGPVYSVEEALHNEQTEARGVVREMEARGKTIPVIEHPLNYEQSESGFRSPPPELGEHNREVFEELGYSEAEIDALADAGVFGED, from the coding sequence ATGGCTACAGACGGACACGTACTCGACGGCGTGACGGTGCTCGACCTGAGCACGTTCGTCACGGGCGGCTTCTGCTCGCTGATGCTCGCGAACCAGGGCGCGGACGTCATCAAGGTCGAACGCCCCGACGCTGGCGACGACAACCGCCACTCCGGTCCGCCGTTCGTGGACGGCGAGTCGCCGTACTTCTGGACCGTGAACTACGACAAGCGCAGCATCGAACTGAACCTGAAGACCGAGGAGGGGCTGGCGGCGCTGTACGACCTCGCCGAGGAGGCCGACGTCTTCATCCAGAACTACCGCCCCGGAACCGCCGAGAAACTCAACGTCGCGTACGACGACATCCGCGGCGTCAACGAGGAGGTCGTCTACTGCGCCATCTCCGCGTTCGGACAGACCGGCCCGTGGAGCCAGCGCCCCGGCTACGACCTGCTCGTCCAGGGGATGAGCGGCATCATGTCGGTCACCGGCGAGGCCGACGGCCGACCCGTGAAGGTCGGCCTCCCCCAGACCGACCTCATCACGGCGATGTGGTCGGCGTTCGGCATCGTGAACGCGCTCTACCGCCGCGAGCGGACGGGCGAGGGCGACTACGTCGAACTCGGGATGCTCGACGCCGCGCTCCCGTGGCTCACCAAGCAGGCCGGGAAGGCGTTCGTCGGCGAGGAGCCCCAGCGCATGGGGACGAAGGACCCGGTACTCGCACCCTACCAGACGTTCGAGACGGCCGACGGCCACATCAACGTCGCCTGCCTCAACCAGAAGCTCTGGCGCCTCTTCTGCGAGGCCATCGAGCGCCCGGAACTCACCGAGGACGAGCGCTTCGAGACGAACGCCGACCGCGTCGAAAACATGGACGAACTCGAGGCCGAACTGGAGGGCGTGCTCCGCGAGCGCACAACCGAGGATTGGATGGACGTCCTCGTCGAGGAGGCCGGCATCCCCGCCGGTCCGGTCTACTCCGTCGAAGAGGCGCTCCACAACGAGCAGACCGAGGCTCGCGGCGTCGTCCGCGAGATGGAGGCCCGCGGCAAGACCATCCCCGTCATCGAACACCCGCTGAACTACGAGCAGAGCGAGAGCGGGTTCCGCTCGCCGCCGCCGGAACTCGGCGAACACAACCGCGAGGTGTTCGAGGAACTCGGCTACAGCGAGGCGGAGATAGACGCGCTCGCGGACGCCGGCGTGTTCGGCGAGGACTGA
- a CDS encoding IclR family transcriptional regulator, translating to MPDADSPTVKSVETTFRIIEALHEHGGAGVTELANELSAPKSTVHNHLQTLEGNEYVVNDDGTYRVGSRFLELGAHARDRRDIYEVARPEVDRIAEETGELSGVVVEEHGRGVFLHRAKGENAVHVDTYAGKRIYLHGAALGKAVLAHLPEARVDDIVERHGLPVLTENTITDCQALREELAEIRETGIAFDDEERLDGLRSVGAAITSEDGDVLGAVSVAGPTSRLREERFREELPAVVRSAVNVIDLNVTYS from the coding sequence ATGCCCGACGCGGACTCCCCGACGGTGAAATCCGTCGAGACGACGTTCAGGATCATCGAGGCGCTGCACGAGCACGGGGGCGCCGGCGTCACCGAACTCGCGAACGAACTCTCCGCCCCGAAGAGCACGGTCCACAACCACCTCCAGACGCTCGAGGGCAACGAGTACGTCGTCAACGACGACGGTACGTACCGCGTCGGCAGTCGCTTCCTGGAACTCGGCGCCCACGCCCGCGACCGGCGGGACATCTACGAGGTCGCGCGCCCGGAGGTCGACCGCATCGCCGAGGAGACCGGCGAACTCTCCGGGGTCGTCGTCGAAGAGCACGGCCGCGGCGTCTTCCTCCACCGCGCGAAAGGCGAGAACGCGGTCCACGTCGACACCTACGCGGGCAAGCGCATCTACCTCCACGGCGCGGCGCTCGGGAAGGCCGTGCTCGCCCACCTGCCCGAGGCGCGCGTCGACGACATCGTCGAGCGCCACGGCCTCCCCGTGCTCACCGAGAACACAATCACGGACTGCCAAGCGCTCCGGGAGGAACTCGCCGAGATTCGGGAGACTGGTATCGCCTTCGACGACGAGGAGCGCCTCGACGGGCTGCGGAGTGTCGGCGCCGCCATCACCAGCGAGGACGGCGACGTGCTGGGCGCGGTCAGCGTCGCGGGCCCCACGAGTCGCCTCCGCGAGGAGCGCTTCCGCGAGGAACTTCCGGCGGTCGTCCGGAGCGCGGTCAACGTCATCGACCTCAACGTGACCTACTCATGA